A part of Aegilops tauschii subsp. strangulata cultivar AL8/78 chromosome 2, Aet v6.0, whole genome shotgun sequence genomic DNA contains:
- the LOC109736042 gene encoding uncharacterized protein, with amino-acid sequence MELLLSDDVLACILRRLNPRSLAASRCVCKAWHDVVDARSLLRADLLPLSVYGIFFVEEVILSSMRFFARPLMEHKIAVRFDYLDEDVPRPAYHHLEVLDHRNGLLLLRDWVVNPATRQCTPLPPPPPLRAGMEAFFDTRYLVFDPAVSPHYHVFSIPEVSLRTGELTKFTDETEWPPSPYTLTVFSSTTRRWEVRSFVREEGEAATRTTIADINFSPRKHRYAVYRRDALYVHSEDDSIIRYI; translated from the coding sequence ATGGAGCTGCTGCTCTCCGACGACGTGCTCGCTTGCATCCTCCGCCGCCTCAACCCGCGCAGCCTCGCGGCGTCCCGCTGCGTCTGCAAGGCGTGGCATGATGTCGTGGACGCCCGGAGCCTGCTGCGCGCGGACCTCCTCCCGCTCTCGGTCTATGGGATCTTCTTCGTGGAGGAGGTGATCCTGAGCAGCATGCGATTCTTCGCCCGCCCCCTGATGGAGCACAAAATCGCCGTCAGATTCGACTACCTGGACGAGGACGTCCCCCGCCCAGCCTACCACCATCTGGAAGTGCTGGATCACCGCAACGGCCTGCTCTTGCTCAGGGACTGGGTGGTTAACCCGGCGACCCGGCAGTGCACGCCCTTGCCCCCGCCCCCGCCTCTACGCGCGGGGATGGAAGCTTTCTTTGACACCAGATACCTTGTGTTTGATCCCGCTGTATCGCCGCACTACCATGTGTTTTCGATCCCTGAAGTCTCTCTCAGAACTGGTGAGCTGACCAAATTCACCGACGAGACGGAATGGCCGCCATCACCGTACACGCTGACCGTGTTCTCCTCGACAACACGGAGGTGGGAGGTGAGGTCTTTTGTTCGAGAAGAAGGAGAAGCGGCCACACGGACTACCATAGCCGACATCAACTTCTCTCCTCGGAAGCACCGCTACGCCGTCTACCGGCGGGATGCGCTTTATGTGCATTCCGAAGACGATTCCATTATACGGTATATATGA
- the LOC120974658 gene encoding 60 kDa jasmonate-induced protein-like: MAAKIRHSTLLLLLLVVAFFLPLVCSTEFVHLYFNYTIDPYTKNYADLKRILVRNQPELRVLTSRALAVRRPNFYDLPARVILCHLNGDLPQDKCVVAFADDDISAMGFRNSTGHWHCIGGFRFAGCTVLPFGENYGELLGEGGHVNLPLVPLGREAAKEGVRLLASYSYSPGGDLGPAKRGMARFIVMIAEAARFRPISNRLADHWEEETYMLEVEANFCINWGKMSFLLIDWDKTTGRTSWGRGHYTAAQELERETGIKSQGDVLRVLDLLVRPRSGYTVPN; encoded by the exons ATGGCAGCGAAAATCCGTCATTCGACTCTTCTTCTTCTACTACTTGTAGTAGCTTTCTTCCTACCCCTGGTCTGTTCCACGGAGTTCGTCCACCTGTACTTCAATTACACCATCGACCCCTACACCAAGAACTACGCAGACTTGAAGAGAATACTGGTGAGGAACCAGCCCGAGCTGCGAGTGCTGACGAGCAGGGCGTTGGCGGTTCGACGCCCCAACTTCTATGACCTGCCGGCTCGAGTGATTTTATGCCACCTCAACG GGGATCTTCCCCAGGACAAGTGCGTCGTCGCCTTCGCCGACGACGATATCTCCGCCATGGGCTTCAGGAACTCCACCGGGCACTGGCACTGCATAGGAGGCTTCCGGTTCGCGGGCTGTACAGTTCTCCCCTTCGGGGAGAATTACGGCGAGCTTCTAGGAGAGGGTGGCCACGTAAACCTCCCGTTGGTACCGCTCGGGAGGGAGGCGGCGAAAGAGGGAGTGCGCCTTCTGGCAAGCTACTCATACTCCCCCGGCGGGGACCTTGGACCGGCTAAGCGAGGCATGGCCAGGTTCATCGTCATGATAGCCGAAGCAGCCCGTTTCCGGCCCATCAGCAACAGGTTGGCGGATCACTGGGAGGAAGAGACTTACATGCTCGAGGTTGAGGCAAATTTCTGTATAAACTGGGGGAAAATGTCGTTTTTACTTATTGACTGGGATAAAACAACCGGGCGTACAAGCTGGGGAAGGGGCCATTACACAGCGGCTCAGGAGTTGGAGCGGGAAACAGGAATTAAGAGCCAAGGAGATGTTTTACGCGTCCTAGACCTGCTGGTGAGGCCAAGATCAGGCTACACTGTCCCCAACTAA